The DNA region TTTTTACCTGGTTTCTGATAATGAGATTCCCAACTCTCATATGATCTTTGCTAAAGAACCCTCCTATAGATCCAGTTCCATAATGAATTTCAGCCGATTTCCCTGTCCCATTAccaaattaatcattattattacaAAAAGACAGTCTTCaagataatattataatcaaaataccATTTTTGCTGTAAGTACTTGACTGGCTGGATCTGTATTTTGAATGGAAATAGCAAGccacctgcaacatccatttgaaaagaaaattaaattacatcATTTCCACTTTTTCTCtgatctgaaaaaaaaaattgaggaaAAAGGGAGATCGAGGAACTGACAGAGAAGTAACACTTGGAAGAGGGAATCCAAAGATTAGAACTTCCAGTGTCGAAAATGACATTGAATTCCTGGAAAGGTGTACCAATACCAATGACACCAAAATACTGAGCGTCCATATAGTTCTTAAGCGCGACAGTGCCAGCTTCAGGATTTGTGATGTTATCGCCATGTCTCATTAATGAAGCCATTCTGTAAGcttcttttccttttctaaTGTCAGTCATATCCAGCTTCTTCTTTTTAAGACCAATTCTGAATAACCCGTCATTTTTTTCTGAAGAAAGCCGGCCATGGGAAGCTGCAGGCGCACTAAGGAAGCACAAGCACATTAACAGCAGGAAACTAACCTTAAATTTGATGATACCCATCTTGTTTATTATGGACGGCCCTCAATAGGAAACTGAATTATATAGTTGGGATCATTATTTAGCTTCTCTCAATAGCTAGTTGATACTTGAGAATGAAGATGGGAATGGTGTTTGatcttataataaatatatgcaTAACAGTTAACAGACCAgccttataattattaataatggtAGCTAGCTAGCTGCAGTAGAGAAACTTCAATTCATGTTACAGTGAGGAAACTTCATGGAAAGACAACTATTGTTGTTTCAAGTGCAGTGCAAATCTGGTAAGTTTTATAATTCAATGTCCTAAAAAGACAATAAtgatctattattattattcattatgtTGTCTTCATGCAATCATGtagttataattagatttagtTCAATCCTGTCACTATTAGTTTGTCTCTTAGTACCTTGGTGTTCAGGAAGGTGAGAATAGAAATTCCATTAAGAAAATCAATTAAGAAgcatttcaatatatatagttattgaTTGGAGGAAGAAGTATTCCATTGATATGTGTCAGTTTTAGTCATTAATTTAGTAAagataatttaaagttaaatcagTCTTGAAAAGAGTGCTTATGGGTTTTAATGCAATGGgcatatttgaaaacacttgctttatttctatttatgtataaatcACTATTTTTAACATACAAAACATTCTCATtatgtttagaaataaataaaaaatgagcaGTAACAACAACAGAACATAGTCCCCATCAACAAATAGCAACAATGCACTAaggaaacaaaaacaaacaacttTTAAAGAACCACTTCTACTATCTTTGTGAAAAGACAAGAGCAGATAAATTACTTTAAAACTCCTTTTTTAGTCACTCTTAAAGTAAAAGTGTAAAACACTCGTCTGATTTGGGGATTACAAACCCATAATATGATATCCTTCAAAAGTTAAATGGAGTTGTGGTCCTTGTGGATTCTCCACTTCATCTAATGGAAAGAATATTCAGCTCATTTGTATCTATTTCATGACTAGACTCACAACCATTCCATTTCAGCACTTCCATAAGTTTCAAGATAACAAGCCACGCCAAAAACAGGATAATTAAGAATAGATAAGGGGGCAATTAAAAAgcaacttaattatataaaagtaagaCATTGTAGCTAGCattcacacacacacacacaaataTGCACAATTCACGTAGCAAGCAGTTTGGTGGCAAATCCATCTTAACATATGATGTTAGATTTATATATTTGCCTGTCTTAGGTAGGAGAAGTGGGTAGATTACACATATCTATTTTATTGATTAAGCAGCTTCAGCAAATCCAACTTGCATGTTCCCATAGTCAAAAACAGTGTGATATTGACCCATGAAAACATCTCCTAAGATCCTGCAAATTTGTTTACATCCAAAACAACAACATCAATTTCAGATCCATTTTTTTACACTGCAGTTGCATGAGTAGATGATCTAGAGAGTTAGTTAATTACCAGAGAGGTCCGCGAGGTGGAGCAACATCAAGGGCAGTAAATCCGCTAATACATTGCACTGCAGCTCCCTCCCCAACTTGGAGAACATACTGATCATAAAACAACAACAtcataagaaagaaagaaaaataaaagagagaaaacaaaatagtactaatttaataatggattttattaaattaccTGTTCGGGTGTGAGATCAAATGCTTTACCGCCAATAGTGAAGGAAACATTGGGCATTGTAGAAAGTAAATTGCAGTCCACAGACGATTCTCCCATTGGACTAGGCAGCTTATCACAGAGCTgcatcatattttttattttattttaagctCAAAGTGAAACGGACTTTTTCAACAAATGAGAAATACAGAAAATGAAATGCTAGTTAATTGTTAACCTGGTTAATATAGTCCAATATCCGCTCCTCAGTCTCGTTCTTCTTAATTCGGTTTTGCATCCACACAACTGACATTTGGCAAGCAGAACACATGAGGTCACTGTGGACACCTGACGAGGACTTTTCATGTTCCATGTCCACCACACTCTTTATCACACTGCAAGTCAAGGAAATGtcaaaaatttaaacaaattctaGCTTTAAATATCGTAGTTTGGTTCACTTCTGAGCCAAACGATGTTTAATAGTATATATGTTGTACAATTTCATTTGCATCTCGTGAACAAAAATTCACCTTTTTCAGGAAGGGCTTGTTTAATGTGATTTATTTGGATCACATACAAAAAAAAAGCAATATCTCATCATCAACCACtttctttcattaaataattcaaaccatcaactaaaatactaaataggatattttggttatttgattcaaataaacCACTTTTCATCAAACAGTATTCCTTTTCCTTAAAAAACAGTTTATTTCAAGAAACCACAAAGACCAAACAATCTTTAAATGAACTTGGGAGATAGCTACATAAGTATAAACATAGTATAGatgaaacaataaaaaaaatggtcaattaattaggatttactGTTACATTGACTAGTAACGAGTTCAAAAACTTACATATCCTCCCGAGCAGTAGTGCACAAGCCAATTTGGGAACAGATCTGCTGAGGATCAGTCTGGAATGCAATACAAccatgaattatatattaagttataatttGAACTTAAGAAGAATATAAAAGGAACTCATAAAAAGAGGGAAAAAGTTAAAGATGGAATGGAATGCCTTTTGGAGAAGCATGTCTAGTATGGTCTGTCCATATTCTGAAATCACTGTCTTGCACTCCTGGCTTACAACCCCAGAGGCTCCAATAGCTTTGTTGATTTGCGTAACAACAGTCTGagcaaaggaaagaaaaagcaTATTGAATGTCAGACAAAATTAGACATTACATATCATCAATAAGCAATATAAGTGATTATTCATGATACACACCGTTGGTCCAGCCAACAAAGAAGTTCCAGAATCAGCAATTGCGGCACAACCACTGGCGCAGAAACCTGAAAATTAAAAAGGtatactttttcaaaaaaaaaagcaaaatgaAGAAAGGATGCAGATGATTCATTATAGTGCAACTAATTACCTGTTGTTTCCCCATTAACTGTGACATCGCCCATCTCAAACTGCATATATTATGGAAAACAATCGATTCAAGCTACGAAATTTCGCCACTTAtggtataaataatttaagtagataTTGATGGAAATACTCAAATTCAGACCTGCCAATAGCCTTTCTGTGTCACAGGAACATAAGTATGTTCACCTTTGTAGTGGGCGGGATCCTTACCACCAAAGACAAGTTCACCTCCTTCCTTCTCTGCAGCATTTCGATTGAACCAAAATGAAAAGATGGGGTCTTGGATAAGACCTTGTTCAACCATGTTGTACCTGCATAAAAATTTAGACATATATCATAAGAAAACCGACTCATAAGTTCAAACAAATCATTTTCTTTTCACCAGAAATTTATTAGCTTACCACACAGGGACAACATTCCCCACAGATATCTCTTGAAAACCAAGACCAAGAATACCATCAAATTTCGCAGCCAAGAAGGTAATACCAGGCTCTTTAGTTGCCTCAATGAAGTCCTTTTAGTCAGAAACATTATAATATTAGGGGTCTCAGTGGCATTTAGAAAGAGGTAcattacaaaacaaaaacaaacaaaaaaaaaggaaaaagctTTCCTTGTCCTTGAAGTTACCTGGCTCTTAACAACGAGGTCACCAACACTGACATGGTCCTGGCTGAAGAAACCAGCTATAGATCCCGTTCCATAATGAATTTCAGCAGATTTTCCTGCAATATTGATGTGATAAATCATTCCACGAATTTGGGAAATGCAGGGAGTTTCATGAATTATTTGTGAAATTATCCAGGTTTCGATTACAATGGTTCCGATCATTActcaaattctaaaatatagAAACTAAATACAAAATTTGCAACCGCACCGTTTTTCTTGTAACTACTGGATAGGCCTGACTTGTACTTGGAATGGAAATAACAAGAGACCTGGTCCATCAATTTGGAGAAAAATTAGGCACCAAGTTTTGTAGCAAAAAATTGGAACAAGCAGTTTCCAGACATCTGCAAAAAGAAACTTACAGAGAAGTAGCACTTTGTAGAGGGTACCCAAAGATTTGAACTCCCAGTGTCAAATATGACTGTAAACTTCTGCGATGGAGTACCAATGCCTATCTCTCCAAAATACTGAGCatccatataattttttaattcaacaatACTGGAATCAGAATCCCCATTACCACGGAGATTGTAACTCCTGTGGGAACCTCTGCAGGATTTCCCTCCCTTCATCTGACCTTGTTGAGGAAATCTGTTTAACTGGTCTAGTTTCTTCTTCTGAAGTCCAACTCTAATCAAGTTACCACTAGATGCTGAAAGGACCGAAGAAGCCAAAAATGAGGACAGCAGCATCACTAGCAAACCAATCTTATATTTGACATCCATGATGGAGACCTGTAATAggaaaacatataaaaataaagttgtttCAGATCATGCCACCGCTACAAAGAGTAACAAAACTAGGAAGCGGACAAAACTATGTTTTCAAGATGGTACAAATGGTTTGGAAAAACCCTTATTCAACGAGGAGGAGGAGAAATAAGGGGCTAGGTCTAGATTCTAGACTTCATCAGCTTACCCTTTTCTGTAGACGAACAAGTCGATTCTCAGTTTCCCTAAACGAGAATCAAAGACTTCTTTAACATCAAAGTGAAAGAAAAGTATTAGCCTTTAACTTGACAACTCAGTTTCCAATGATCGATTCATCGATCAATCAACTTAAACAATAAAAGGGTTATGTGAAATATACATCAAGAATCAAATGCATGTTAAGGGATAATCGAAAGGTGTCTATCTATTATGTATAATCTCGTCGTTCAATATCGACTTAACTCCCAGTAAATCAAACAAAACCTAGGTCGAATCAAACATCGATGTATACAAAAACAAGTCTTTTGAATTGCTTCTCACCTGATCGTATAAAATGGAGCGAATCGAGACGATGATTTTACTTTTTAGGAATGAGAATGAAATCAAGAACTGAAAGAAATAAGCGTTTTAAAAGCTTAAGGACGAAGCAGAGTATAATATTTGGTTGGATCCAGGGATTTATTGCATGCGGACAAGTGCATATTTAGGTTACACCTCCGTATAGATCTGACAGTTGGTTCGTGTGATGTAATAACCTGTTTGAACTTTGAtgtaagttattatttttaaataaataaaaataataatatctgaTCCATGAGATAATTTGTGAACGGTGAATAAGAATTTGGTTACCGTGGGACGAGAAATAGATTAAAATTGCCCCTTCTCAACTGCCGGTCTTGGCTTGACCTCGTGCTCAGTCTATTCAGATAAATTTGGATAGTggttttagaattttattaaaatctttttttattttatttattgtgatTTGAACATttcaatgtaattttttttttttaaattaacacgATTTACACAATTATGATTTTTAccgtaaataaataaatatttacttaattttgaaatgGGTACATACGTGATATTGTGGCAATAAGGATCATAACTGAATTTTGTATCATCAAACTATTGTGACaacatttatttgtaataatatttaattcattgaATATGGTAGACGTGTACTCTactctttgttttgttttttttttaaacatgtatgtacttttttttgtatttattattatatagagaaaagaatgtctataattatattatttcttttttttgtttaggaAATTCATGTGATTGTTAGTTTTCTTACTTTTTGGTCTTATCCCtctttacaaaatttaattaatgggTCACATTCACGAATTCGACGTGGTCTGTCAGGTTGTCCTACGTTCCGAAAACGCTCATTTCGGGTCTTGAAACGGTCATTTCATGACATTTTGAAGTCATTTCGAgacattttgaaaaaattctctctcctcttcTACCTACATGGTATGCCACGTTGATTCGTGAACTTACTTTTCGCTAATtttttcgttgagtttatcatttatatatttatatatatatatatatgagaagaatgtcaattttatgtaCGAAGTGGGATGAAGGTgtcaaatttgttatttaagttgtaaaattttatttatgtatacaaacttgacaaaatttgtcaaatttattaacttaacaGAAAAAAATTAACGGAGTTAATTTTgacatttataattaatgactcagattttctattatttctttaaatccAAGTCAGCCTACACATGggtatataaattaaagtaaaaattatgagttaattttttaaaattagtctTTTCTCTTCTAAAATTCAAAACCCAAAATCTAAAATATGACTGCAGCGATATCTCTCGTCTTCGGTCATAGAcaaaatttgatcattttttagGTTAACTCCGAGTGTAATTTCTTCATAGTGAGTTCATACATCTCCATCACGTTCTTCTGCCCTTTAATcctcaaaaacaaaatagtaaTTTGAGGAGTGTAGAATTAAAATCAAGATGTTCATTGAGATAACTCTGTTTAAGTTGAGAAATTTGATTGAGTTCTTTTACTAAAGCTTTATGGGTGGACTGAATCGCGTCGAAGTTGTAAGAAAATTTATCCGCCTGGGGAAGCGGATTTAACCGACGAAATGGTAGCGAGGAGTTTCGCTGCAAAAGCTTCCTCGAAGTTGTGGATCCATGGAAATCGTAAGAATGATGGGgtttagggttttgtttgatcttgctgactgaaattgaaaagttatttttgaagGGGATGAACTAAGTTTATTAGAATCCATAGATGAAATCACGAATATATGAATCCATAGTTCTTCTCTGTGTGTGGCTCTCATGAAAGAGAGAAAGACGACAAgtcataatattttctttaatttataaaaaaaaaagtaataatgtAAAATCCTAGTCATCAATTTGACACGGCAAAAAGTTAACTCCGTTTAGTTTTGTTCCGTTAAGTTAACAAATTTGACAAATTTTGTCAAGTTTGTATACATGaatagaattttacaactttaataataaatttgacacctccATCCAACttgatatataaaattga from Impatiens glandulifera chromosome 5, dImpGla2.1, whole genome shotgun sequence includes:
- the LOC124938139 gene encoding cyprosin-like, with protein sequence MDVKYKIGLLVMLLSSFLASSVLSASSGNLIRVGLQKKKLDQLNRFPQQGQMKGGKSCRGSHRSYNLRGNGDSDSSIVELKNYMDAQYFGEIGIGTPSQKFTVIFDTGSSNLWVPSTKCYFSVSCYFHSKYKSGLSSSYKKNGKSAEIHYGTGSIAGFFSQDHVSVGDLVVKSQDFIEATKEPGITFLAAKFDGILGLGFQEISVGNVVPVWYNMVEQGLIQDPIFSFWFNRNAAEKEGGELVFGGKDPAHYKGEHTYVPVTQKGYWQFEMGDVTVNGETTGFCASGCAAIADSGTSLLAGPTTVVTQINKAIGASGVVSQECKTVISEYGQTILDMLLQKTDPQQICSQIGLCTTAREDIVIKSVVDMEHEKSSSGVHSDLMCSACQMSVVWMQNRIKKNETEERILDYINQLCDKLPSPMGESSVDCNLLSTMPNVSFTIGGKAFDLTPEQYVLQVGEGAAVQCISGFTALDVAPPRGPLWILGDVFMGQYHTVFDYGNMQVGFAEAA